From the genome of Brevibacterium sp. JSBI002, one region includes:
- a CDS encoding YdhK family protein encodes MKKLTPTIRFTAVAAALGLALAGCSTANDDTRGSGGEDSHGHHESASNEAGGADHEDTDSSESGHESGGHKGHAADGGDPPEGIKKAADPKFDVGDTVVLSADHMPGMKGAEATVSGAFDTTTYSISYTPTDGGDPVKDHKWVVHEELKDPGKAPLKKGDKATVNADHMPGMKGAETTIDSATDETVYMVDIKTDEMEMKNHKWMTESELKAAD; translated from the coding sequence AGAAGCTCACTCCGACCATTCGATTCACTGCAGTCGCCGCAGCACTCGGACTGGCACTGGCGGGTTGCTCAACTGCGAATGACGACACCCGAGGATCCGGCGGCGAGGACTCCCACGGCCATCACGAATCCGCCTCGAATGAAGCAGGCGGGGCCGACCACGAAGATACGGACAGCAGCGAATCCGGACACGAATCGGGTGGCCATAAAGGGCACGCCGCCGACGGCGGCGACCCACCGGAGGGCATCAAGAAAGCCGCCGACCCGAAGTTCGATGTCGGCGACACAGTCGTCCTCTCCGCCGACCACATGCCGGGAATGAAGGGCGCCGAGGCAACAGTCTCCGGCGCCTTCGACACCACGACCTACTCAATCAGCTACACGCCGACCGACGGCGGCGACCCGGTCAAGGATCACAAGTGGGTCGTCCACGAAGAGCTCAAGGACCCGGGCAAGGCACCGCTGAAGAAGGGCGACAAGGCCACCGTCAACGCCGATCATATGCCCGGAATGAAGGGTGCCGAGACGACGATCGACTCAGCGACGGACGAGACCGTCTACATGGTCGACATCAAGACCGATGAGATGGAGATGAAGAACCACAAGTGGATGACCGAGAGCGAGCTGAAGGCCGCAGACTGA